From one Sulfurovum sp. UBA12169 genomic stretch:
- a CDS encoding transporter produces the protein MQLEKPKLFLDSKTFVGVMGLLMVLLAVRLAFLYQEYQAFINKPFFYTHADVLLSYTKSQNGKTYRVLKLRSDEGLTFYTTNYQKKDFQHARVHLQLLPDKRITFWGYLGTFFVKSRIKTIEHLPKTAKDTLLQKVASQHRGNPLDSFYNAIFFATPLDQALREKISMLGISHLVALSGFHLGIVWGIVYGLLLLPYSIAQQRYFPYRHALFDVGLVSIVCLGIYVWFVDFPPSLVRSYAMVLAGWIVLLTGVELLSFTFLTTIVSALAVLFPFLLVSLSFWLSVAGVFYIFLVLRYVKHATKWLVTLVVIPLGIFVLMLPVVHTVFGLTTPYQLLSPLLSLLFVPFYPLAMVLHLLQWGDMLDEPLAWLFNLPHGGEQMLLPLWGFGAYVLLSLGAVWSRPLFLATLSGATGYGVYLFI, from the coding sequence ATGCAGCTGGAAAAACCAAAACTTTTTTTAGACAGCAAAACCTTTGTGGGGGTGATGGGTCTTTTGATGGTTCTGTTGGCGGTGCGTCTCGCCTTTCTCTATCAGGAGTATCAAGCATTTATCAATAAACCTTTTTTCTATACCCATGCGGATGTGCTGTTGTCTTACACTAAAAGCCAAAACGGCAAAACCTACCGGGTGTTGAAGCTTCGCAGTGATGAAGGGTTGACATTTTATACTACAAATTATCAGAAAAAAGATTTTCAACATGCCAGGGTGCACTTGCAGCTTTTGCCTGATAAGCGGATCACTTTTTGGGGGTATCTGGGGACGTTTTTTGTCAAGAGCCGTATCAAAACCATAGAGCATCTTCCCAAGACAGCCAAAGACACGCTGCTGCAAAAAGTGGCGTCGCAGCACCGGGGCAATCCGCTTGACTCTTTTTACAATGCTATTTTCTTTGCCACTCCTTTAGATCAAGCATTGAGAGAAAAGATCTCCATGCTCGGAATCAGCCATCTTGTTGCACTCAGCGGATTTCATCTGGGGATAGTGTGGGGGATTGTGTATGGACTGCTGCTGTTGCCGTACAGCATCGCACAGCAACGCTATTTTCCCTATAGGCATGCCTTGTTTGATGTGGGGCTGGTGAGTATCGTGTGTTTGGGGATTTATGTATGGTTTGTCGATTTTCCGCCCTCTTTGGTGCGTTCGTATGCTATGGTCTTGGCAGGATGGATCGTTTTGCTTACAGGAGTTGAACTGCTTAGCTTTACATTTTTGACAACGATTGTATCGGCGCTTGCTGTACTTTTTCCTTTTTTGCTGGTCTCTCTTAGTTTTTGGCTTTCGGTGGCGGGCGTATTTTATATTTTTTTGGTGTTGCGCTATGTAAAACATGCCACTAAGTGGCTGGTGACTTTGGTGGTTATTCCTCTGGGCATTTTTGTACTCATGCTGCCTGTGGTGCATACCGTTTTTGGATTGACAACGCCCTATCAGCTTCTTTCGCCGCTGCTGTCGCTGCTGTTTGTTCCCTTTTACCCTTTGGCAATGGTTTTGCATCTGTTGCAGTGGGGTGATATGCTCGATGAACCTTTGGCATGGCTTTTCAATCTCCCTCATGGCGGAGAACAGATGCTGTTGCCTTTGTGGGGGTTTGGTGCATATGTCCTGCTCTCTTTAGGTGCGGTTTGGAGCAGACCGCTGTTTTTAGCTACGCTAAGCGGGGCGACAGGGTACGGGGTTTACCTTTTTATCTGA
- a CDS encoding peptidase M24 produces the protein MKYLIVWMLMMHILFGAKVTYEKWESGINFSQYLSSRNVSAALLNSISEEDQTFLSDIRGNSRYYEAKDANGTLLHALIPIGKEMQIHLYRQDGGYGFDIIPIEYKENDYYGKVDIKSNPYADTIEAVNQQNIAKRVGQALKGVVNTKKFHPGDEIDFVYNQRTRLGKLSQMPNIKVIRAVMGSKEQFIYVDDDGYGYDDTQKSISYQVTGKKKIVYTRRVPASGQEAVFGMPLHNVRVTSGFSYRRWHPVLRRYRPHQGTDFGARKGTPLLAVNDGKVIDAGWRAGYGNTIRIQHAGGYVSLYAHQSKIRAKAGQYVKKGQIVGYSGNTGVSSGPHLHFGLMKHGRWIDPMKVLRRESRAATVLKKFTKYEDVTSTQYKKVEIKDAQKYKKALSVYQDQNASSYVWGTTQLQSVHLKDREKFANDTQERD, from the coding sequence ATGAAATACCTCATAGTATGGATGTTGATGATGCACATTTTATTTGGAGCAAAAGTGACGTATGAAAAATGGGAAAGCGGCATAAATTTTTCGCAGTATTTAAGCTCACGCAATGTTTCAGCGGCATTGTTGAATTCTATTTCAGAAGAGGATCAAACTTTTCTTTCAGATATTCGCGGTAATTCCCGCTATTATGAAGCCAAAGATGCAAACGGGACATTGCTTCATGCGCTTATTCCGATAGGTAAAGAGATGCAGATTCATCTTTACAGACAAGACGGCGGGTACGGTTTTGATATTATTCCTATCGAGTATAAAGAAAATGATTATTATGGAAAAGTCGATATCAAAAGCAATCCTTATGCGGACACCATTGAAGCTGTAAATCAACAAAATATAGCCAAGAGGGTCGGCCAAGCCTTAAAGGGCGTTGTGAATACAAAAAAATTTCATCCGGGAGATGAAATCGATTTTGTCTATAACCAAAGGACGCGACTGGGCAAACTCAGTCAGATGCCCAATATAAAAGTAATAAGAGCGGTTATGGGCAGCAAAGAACAGTTTATTTATGTGGATGATGACGGATACGGTTACGATGACACCCAAAAATCAATCTCTTATCAGGTCACAGGAAAGAAAAAAATTGTTTACACGCGTCGGGTTCCTGCTTCCGGACAGGAGGCTGTTTTTGGTATGCCTTTGCATAATGTGCGTGTTACCTCGGGCTTCTCTTACAGAAGATGGCACCCGGTTTTACGTCGTTACCGTCCCCACCAAGGGACTGATTTTGGTGCAAGGAAAGGTACTCCTCTTTTGGCTGTCAATGACGGAAAAGTCATAGATGCAGGATGGAGAGCGGGGTACGGCAACACAATCAGGATACAGCATGCAGGAGGGTATGTCTCTTTGTACGCGCATCAAAGCAAGATACGCGCAAAAGCCGGGCAGTATGTCAAAAAAGGGCAAATTGTAGGGTATTCGGGCAACACCGGTGTAAGCTCGGGTCCTCATTTGCATTTTGGTTTGATGAAACATGGAAGATGGATTGATCCGATGAAGGTATTGCGCAGAGAATCCAGAGCGGCAACTGTATTGAAAAAATTTACCAAATATGAAGATGTCACAAGCACACAATATAAAAAAGTAGAAATCAAAGATGCCCAAAAATACAAAAAAGCATTATCGGTCTATCAAGATCAAAATGCCTCTTCTTATGTATGGGGAACAACACAATTACAAAGCGTGCATCTCAAAGACAGAGAGAAGTTTGCCAATGATACACAAGAACGAGATTGA
- a CDS encoding agmatine deiminase has product MRRMIAEWEKQRMILLSFPHEKTDWKEDLKASLTPFVRIAQAVAYAQPVYIVCQNKAKIADLFCSTHNMTFIEIPTNDTWIRDYGYISVEENGTVKLLDFTFDGWGGKFDASLDNCVNQQLHQKGYMGTAPMETIPFVLEGGSIESDGEGTILTTSECLCNPNRNGGLSKTEVEEKLKIYLGAKRFLWLDHGYLAGDDTDSHIDTLARLVNKESIMYVKCENKEDEHYSALKKMEEQLRAFTTSQGKPYTLIPLPMCEAKFDKEGNRLAATYANFLITNHALIYPAYDAPQDKEVHEIFKAAFPDKEIIPVNCLKLIEQGGSLHCSTMQVAY; this is encoded by the coding sequence ATGAGAAGAATGATCGCAGAGTGGGAAAAACAGCGGATGATACTGCTCTCTTTTCCCCATGAAAAAACAGATTGGAAAGAGGATCTCAAAGCATCCCTTACTCCTTTTGTGCGAATTGCCCAAGCTGTTGCCTATGCCCAGCCGGTATATATCGTCTGTCAAAACAAAGCCAAGATAGCCGATCTGTTTTGCTCCACGCACAATATGACTTTTATCGAAATTCCCACCAATGATACCTGGATCAGAGATTACGGCTATATCAGCGTTGAAGAAAATGGCACGGTCAAGCTGCTTGATTTCACTTTTGACGGATGGGGCGGCAAATTTGATGCTTCACTTGACAACTGCGTCAATCAACAATTGCATCAAAAAGGCTATATGGGAACCGCTCCGATGGAAACGATCCCTTTTGTGCTTGAAGGCGGATCGATCGAAAGTGACGGCGAAGGCACCATTCTTACCACCTCGGAGTGCCTTTGCAACCCCAACAGAAACGGCGGACTGAGCAAAACAGAAGTCGAAGAAAAACTTAAGATTTATTTGGGCGCAAAAAGATTTTTATGGCTTGATCACGGCTATCTGGCCGGAGATGATACAGACAGCCATATTGACACTTTGGCCAGACTTGTCAACAAAGAGTCCATTATGTATGTCAAGTGTGAAAACAAAGAAGACGAACACTACAGTGCACTCAAAAAAATGGAAGAGCAGCTTCGTGCTTTTACCACTTCGCAAGGCAAGCCCTATACGCTCATTCCTTTGCCTATGTGTGAAGCCAAATTTGACAAAGAAGGAAATCGCCTCGCTGCCACCTATGCCAACTTCCTTATCACCAACCATGCATTGATCTACCCTGCCTACGATGCGCCTCAAGATAAAGAAGTTCATGAAATATTTAAAGCGGCATTTCCCGATAAAGAGATTATCCCCGTCAATTGTCTTAAACTGATAGAACAAGGCGGTTCCTTGCATTGCTCTACGATGCAAGTGGCCTATTAG
- a CDS encoding NUDIX hydrolase, with the protein MIHKNEIENFTLHALNDAKFVKTALARYEQNGISKTWEVVQAHDSVAVLLYHEEKDIFVLVRQFRPAVYVHNNEGMSIELCAGIVDKEMTLEQIVQEEIEEECGYRVPLKQIKKITSFYTSVGFAGSKQTLYYTTVNDAMKVSKGGGVDSEMIEVVELPLVEAEKLMYDETIVKTPGLLFAFMWFFMQKEQCNIQPNFK; encoded by the coding sequence ATGATACACAAGAACGAGATTGAAAATTTTACACTTCATGCACTCAATGATGCAAAATTTGTAAAGACCGCTTTGGCCAGATATGAACAAAACGGTATATCTAAAACATGGGAAGTCGTACAGGCACATGACAGTGTAGCTGTGCTTCTCTATCATGAAGAAAAAGATATTTTTGTTTTGGTTCGGCAGTTTAGGCCGGCTGTGTATGTCCACAACAATGAGGGAATGAGTATCGAACTGTGTGCCGGGATTGTAGATAAAGAGATGACTTTGGAGCAAATTGTACAAGAGGAGATAGAAGAGGAGTGCGGCTATAGAGTTCCTTTAAAACAGATCAAAAAAATTACCTCGTTTTATACGTCGGTGGGTTTTGCCGGAAGCAAACAGACGCTTTACTATACAACGGTCAATGATGCGATGAAAGTAAGCAAAGGCGGCGGTGTGGATAGTGAAATGATCGAAGTGGTTGAGCTCCCCCTTGTTGAGGCAGAAAAATTAATGTATGATGAAACTATCGTCAAAACACCCGGACTCTTGTTTGCCTTTATGTGGTTTTTCATGCAAAAAGAACAGTGCAACATACAGCCAAATTTTAAATAA
- a CDS encoding glycolate oxidase subunit GlcD, which produces MLDTKHIKAFEELVGQGNVYSDKAHLIAYSYDATRTRFEPDAVVFPRDENDVSAILKYCNTHHIIITPRGAGSGFTGGALPIQGGITLAMEKHMNKILEIDMENMVAVVQPGVINMDLQKAVEAVGLFYPPDPASEQYSSLGGNVSENAGGMRAAKYGITKDYVMALRAVRANGDIIRAGKRTIKDVAGYNIAGILIASEGTLAVITEITLKLIPKPKFTKAYMGIFPSVEAAMNAVFKSLAAGANPVAMEFLDSLVVHAVKEKLGVDLPEEAGALLIGDVDGNVEQEVSFQLEILEKSFKENGAQEFVVAHDAAKREELWYARRNASPSITIFGNKKLNEDISVPRSMLPKALTRIYAVGNKYGFKVPCFGHAGDGNIHVNVMLDNPDEALLEKGHHAIQEIFELVVEMGGTLSGEHGIGTSKAPFMNIAFNEEELALFKDIKKAFDPNNILNPGKMGLPN; this is translated from the coding sequence ATGCTAGATACAAAACATATCAAAGCTTTTGAAGAACTTGTAGGCCAAGGAAATGTCTATAGCGACAAGGCTCATCTTATCGCTTACAGCTATGATGCGACACGTACGCGATTTGAGCCTGATGCCGTTGTTTTTCCCCGAGACGAAAATGATGTCAGCGCGATTTTAAAATACTGCAATACCCATCATATCATCATCACACCACGAGGCGCAGGATCAGGATTTACAGGCGGCGCGCTCCCCATTCAGGGAGGCATTACGCTTGCGATGGAAAAGCACATGAATAAAATCCTCGAAATAGACATGGAAAATATGGTAGCGGTGGTACAGCCCGGAGTTATCAACATGGACTTGCAAAAAGCGGTAGAAGCGGTAGGACTTTTCTATCCGCCCGATCCGGCGAGCGAGCAGTACTCTTCGCTTGGCGGAAATGTCAGTGAAAATGCAGGGGGTATGCGCGCGGCTAAATATGGCATTACCAAAGATTATGTGATGGCGCTGCGTGCGGTACGTGCGAACGGCGATATCATCCGCGCAGGAAAAAGAACGATCAAGGATGTAGCGGGCTACAACATCGCAGGCATTCTTATCGCAAGCGAAGGAACCCTCGCCGTTATCACCGAAATCACCCTTAAACTTATCCCTAAACCTAAATTTACCAAAGCCTATATGGGAATTTTTCCTTCTGTGGAAGCAGCGATGAATGCCGTGTTCAAATCACTCGCAGCCGGAGCCAATCCCGTAGCAATGGAATTTCTAGACAGTTTGGTTGTTCATGCGGTCAAAGAAAAATTAGGCGTTGATTTGCCCGAAGAAGCCGGAGCGCTCCTGATCGGAGATGTAGACGGCAATGTGGAACAGGAAGTCTCTTTTCAGCTGGAAATCCTAGAAAAATCATTCAAAGAAAACGGGGCACAGGAGTTTGTTGTAGCCCACGATGCAGCCAAAAGAGAAGAGTTGTGGTATGCAAGAAGAAACGCTTCTCCTTCTATCACCATTTTTGGAAACAAAAAACTCAATGAAGATATCTCCGTACCAAGAAGCATGCTGCCCAAAGCGCTCACACGTATTTATGCCGTCGGCAACAAGTATGGATTTAAAGTGCCGTGCTTTGGCCATGCGGGAGATGGCAACATTCATGTCAATGTCATGCTGGACAATCCCGATGAAGCGCTGCTTGAAAAAGGGCATCATGCGATACAAGAGATTTTTGAGCTTGTTGTAGAGATGGGCGGAACCCTTAGCGGCGAACACGGCATAGGCACGAGCAAAGCGCCTTTTATGAATATCGCTTTTAACGAAGAGGAGCTTGCTTTGTTCAAAGATATCAAGAAGGCCTTTGATCCCAACAATATCTTAAATCCGGGCAAAATGGGGCTGCCAAATTAA
- a CDS encoding carbon-nitrogen hydrolase, translating into MQIALIQQKFYGNKSKTVEATLRKIQEAASNNAELVILQELHQNEYFCQSEETKFFDYAANFEADVLFWSETAKANRVVLVTSLFEKRAPGLYHNTAVVFEKDGSVAGKYRKMHIPDDPGFYEKFYFTPGDLGFEPIQTSVGKLGVLVCWDQWYPEAARLMALKGAELLIYPTAIGWFDADSEEEKQRQLNAWITIQRSHAVANGVPVLSCNRVGFEADSSGVMHGIRFWGNSFVCGAQGEILIQADHENEAIVYAAIEHSRTKEVRDIWPFLRDRRIDAYEEILKRYCD; encoded by the coding sequence ATGCAGATTGCGCTTATACAACAAAAATTCTACGGCAATAAAAGCAAAACGGTTGAAGCAACCCTCAGAAAGATACAAGAAGCAGCATCAAACAACGCAGAATTGGTGATTCTCCAAGAGCTTCATCAAAACGAATACTTTTGCCAGTCAGAAGAGACAAAATTCTTTGACTATGCCGCAAATTTTGAAGCCGACGTTCTCTTTTGGAGCGAGACAGCCAAGGCAAACCGCGTCGTCCTGGTCACCTCTTTGTTTGAAAAGCGTGCTCCCGGACTCTATCACAACACCGCAGTTGTATTTGAAAAAGACGGTTCTGTGGCCGGAAAATACCGCAAGATGCATATCCCTGATGATCCCGGATTTTATGAAAAGTTTTATTTTACGCCCGGGGATTTGGGTTTTGAGCCCATTCAAACGTCTGTAGGCAAACTTGGGGTGCTTGTATGCTGGGACCAGTGGTATCCTGAAGCGGCACGGCTTATGGCGCTCAAAGGAGCCGAACTTCTTATCTATCCCACTGCCATAGGGTGGTTTGATGCAGACAGCGAGGAAGAGAAACAAAGACAGCTCAATGCTTGGATCACAATACAGCGTTCTCACGCCGTTGCCAACGGTGTTCCGGTTCTTAGCTGCAACCGTGTGGGCTTTGAAGCAGACAGTTCAGGCGTCATGCACGGGATACGCTTTTGGGGGAACTCTTTTGTCTGTGGAGCTCAGGGAGAGATTCTGATCCAGGCAGATCATGAAAACGAAGCCATAGTGTATGCCGCTATCGAACACAGCCGCACCAAAGAAGTGCGTGACATTTGGCCGTTTTTGCGTGACAGACGCATCGATGCCTACGAAGAGATACTCAAAAGATATTGCGACTAG
- a CDS encoding replicative DNA helicase — MMENMYNLNIERAVLSSIIFDPQTYEEIAAKLKPHDFYLPFHQYLFAAMEELSKEEKPIDEEFLRSKLVSKGKFDEIAMLDLLSANPITNTAAYLAEIKAKSSKRALATLATEIKKVTMEDDLPAEEIMNLVEKKLYEITQNSTDEDFRESKEIAFAMMEEIERLKALGNSRLIGTDTGFKNLNEKTSGFGKGDLVIIAARPAMGKTALVLNMALRAIERNEGVAFFSLEMPAEQLMLRMLSAKTSIPLQSLRVGDLMDEQWSQLSAAVDELSRKKLFVDDGGYATIHHVRSKLRKLKTRHPEITLAVIDYLQLMSGEGREGRQQEVSEISRGLKQLARELQIPIVALSQLNRSLESRENKRPMLSDLRESGAIEQDADIILFVYRDDVYREAKEKEKEMKARAEGKEYSSDFRKKPEEEAEIIIGKQRNGPTGTVELVFQKKYTRFVDASHSPAFEVVYEEGNVDMREGHIEIPHI, encoded by the coding sequence TTGATGGAAAATATGTATAATCTCAATATCGAAAGGGCCGTACTTTCGTCGATCATCTTTGATCCTCAAACCTATGAGGAGATCGCAGCCAAACTCAAACCGCATGATTTTTATCTCCCCTTTCACCAATACCTGTTTGCAGCGATGGAGGAACTGAGCAAAGAAGAAAAACCCATCGATGAAGAGTTTTTGCGTTCCAAGCTGGTCTCAAAGGGTAAATTTGATGAAATTGCGATGCTTGACCTGCTTTCGGCAAATCCTATCACCAACACCGCCGCCTATCTTGCCGAGATCAAAGCCAAATCAAGCAAAAGAGCTTTGGCGACGTTGGCAACCGAGATCAAAAAAGTAACGATGGAGGATGATCTTCCTGCCGAAGAGATCATGAATCTTGTAGAAAAAAAACTCTACGAGATCACCCAAAACAGTACCGATGAAGATTTTAGAGAATCCAAAGAGATCGCTTTTGCGATGATGGAAGAGATCGAGCGCCTTAAAGCGCTAGGCAATTCCAGGTTGATCGGGACAGATACGGGATTTAAAAATCTCAATGAAAAAACATCGGGATTTGGAAAGGGAGATTTGGTCATCATCGCTGCACGGCCTGCGATGGGTAAAACCGCCCTGGTGCTCAATATGGCGCTTAGAGCCATCGAACGCAATGAAGGGGTGGCGTTTTTTTCACTGGAGATGCCTGCAGAGCAGTTGATGCTCAGAATGCTTTCAGCCAAAACATCTATCCCCCTTCAATCTTTGCGCGTGGGTGATTTGATGGATGAGCAGTGGAGCCAGCTTTCTGCTGCTGTGGATGAACTCTCGCGAAAGAAGCTTTTTGTGGATGACGGAGGGTACGCTACGATCCATCATGTGCGAAGCAAACTAAGAAAACTCAAGACCCGGCATCCGGAGATCACGCTGGCGGTGATAGATTATCTTCAGTTGATGAGCGGCGAAGGCAGAGAAGGCCGACAGCAGGAAGTTTCAGAGATCTCCAGAGGGCTCAAGCAGCTTGCCAGAGAATTGCAGATCCCTATCGTGGCGCTCTCACAGCTCAACCGTTCGCTTGAATCCAGGGAAAACAAACGTCCGATGCTCTCAGACCTGAGGGAATCAGGAGCGATCGAGCAGGATGCGGATATTATTTTATTTGTTTACCGCGATGATGTGTACCGTGAGGCCAAAGAGAAAGAAAAAGAGATGAAAGCCAGAGCTGAGGGCAAAGAGTACAGCAGCGACTTTAGAAAAAAACCCGAAGAGGAAGCGGAGATCATCATCGGAAAACAAAGAAACGGTCCGACAGGGACGGTGGAGTTGGTCTTTCAGAAAAAATACACCCGTTTTGTCGATGCCTCCCACTCTCCGGCTTTTGAGGTTGTTTATGAAGAGGGCAATGTGGACATGAGAGAAGGGCACATTGAAATACCTCACATCTAG